From the genome of Triticum aestivum cultivar Chinese Spring chromosome 1A, IWGSC CS RefSeq v2.1, whole genome shotgun sequence:
agctttccgcaaacttaatctccaagttattcctcaaggattccttgccaacctccaagtctctcccaCTTTGGAAGAttagattcgtgaggctcaacttcttgatgctatggtgaagaaggtgaagattgggattgccaagagccaacccaagtacaagtgctatcgccttgatgacaaggatactttattctttgaggatcgcattgttgttcctaaaggtgacctttgtaaagtcattatgaacgaagatcacaattcactcctctctattcaccctggaagtacaaagatgtatcatgacctcaagcagtcgtattggtggactcgaatgaagcgcgagattgctcagttcgtgaatgaatgtgatgtctgcaaaagagtgaaagcagaacaccaacggacagctggtctcctccaacctcttgccattccagaatggaagtttgaccatattgagatggacttcgtgactggattccccaagtccaagcgtggcaatgatgctatcttcgttgtcatcgacaagctcactaaagtggctcattttctttctatcaaagaatctatcatagcagcttagttggcagagctatatacatccaggattgtctctctgcacggcattgcgcagttgatatctttagatcgtggaagcatctacacttctaagttctaggattcttttcagaaggccatgggcactaacattcgcttcagcacagcttttcatcctcaaactagtggccaagtcgagcaagtcaatcaaattcttgaagatatgctcagggaatgtgtcatttctttcagtatgaagtgggaagattgtcttcaatatgtcgagttctcctacaacaacagcttccaagcgagttcgggcaaggccccattcgagatcctctatggcagaaagtgtcgtactcctcttaactggtcagcgactggtgaacgccaacttcttggcaatgacttgatcacagaggctgaagaaatgtgcaaagtcattcgtgaaaatctcaaagacgcgcaatcacgccagaagagttactatgatagcaagcatcgtgacttggctttcgagatcggagaccatgtctacctctgcgtctctccaatgaaaggtactcgtcgcttcggtatcaaagggaagcttgccacTAGATACGTgcgtcctttcaagatcattggcaaaagaggcgatctcgcctatcaacttgagcttccatccaactttgcaaacgtgcacgacgtgtttcacgtgtatcagctccgcaagtgtttcaagactcctgaccgcaccatcaactttgaagagattgatctccaggaagacctgtcttatcatgagcatcccgttgctattcttgaagaaaccgagcgcaagactcacaacaagtctatcaaattcctgaaagtgaagtggtcacatcattccgaccgtgaagccacctgggaacacgaggaccacCACCGTTCTGAATAcccagagtttttccagtcctagatcttgggacgagatcctttcgtagtggtggagtgttgtaacgccccgtatgtgtcttgccatatttgtattctaACTCTTGTCATTTTcgacactaagttatgatattccctcgtggttgggttttgtctttgtgttgcttttgtccatgtcatgcatctcataacatgtcatcatgtgcatcgcatttgcatacgtgttcgtctcatgcatccgagcattttccccgttgtccgttttgcattccggcactcctatgtcctccggtgtccccttttgcctcctttcgtgtgcgggtgttaaacattctcggattggaccaagacttgccaagaggccttggtatactaccggtagaccgcctgtcaagtttcatgtcgtttggacttcgtttgatactccaacggttaaccgaggaaccgtaaaggcctcgtgtgtgttgcagcccaacacctcaccaaagtggcccaaaacccacctaaaccccctccatcatctcggtcgttcgatcacgatcgcttggccgaaaaccgtgctcaatttggagcctcctagctccttctatgtatacaTAGACATCTCCCCCGAAAATTCCGGATCAAAGCCTAGCTCCCTCTCCCCTCCGCGCGGCCGAACATGTCCGGGCGCCGCCAGACAGAAATCCGCCCGCCGTCGCCACGTGTCATCGCGCCattcgccgccgccccgcgccgccgtgcgccggcccgccggggcccaggcggggccctcctggCCCGTCCGTGCCCGCCCGCCGACCAACCGCGCCGCCCCACCTTTCTCCTCCACGCTGGCGAGCCCTCGCCTCCGGCCACCGCCCGCCATCACCGACCGCCGCCGTCACCGCGTGCCGCGCCCCCGCAGACGGCGCCGCCCACAGCCGGGCTCCGCGGCCGCGCCCGCCTCCATCTTGccgggatctggccggatccggcccgGAGCTCCCCTTCCCCGGCCATCTACTTCCATCTCCGGCGAACTCTCCATCTCCGGCGAACATCGAAGTTCGTGCCgccccagatctggatcgggagaccctagggttgacttttgcctctcTCTAAGTCCTCAGTTTTCAATTATTTTAGGcaacttcatcgcatcataactttgcattcgtaactccgttttgggcgtgtagcatatcaaattgttcgtctcgatgtgcacttcatttcattccattgcaccatgttcatttgagttcatcttgatgccctaaatgttgttgcaagagtgctatgtaatgttagtttcagattcttatcagattatggacatttgtcattttttccatgtttaatgtgtgcctcctatgatatTGAGAcatacatgtgttttgttgtatgccatgccatctttataggggtgtatgccatgtatttttgtgatcaatgtggtgactagcacaagcatgcaaagtagctctcgtgatgttgctgattttagggacatcttctaagtcatttccctgatgatatttttatgccatgtattcttgttgctacagagtgatccatgcctcttttgagcatgttcagtaaggatgtttttaagatattgttatgctctatccatccatgtctttgttggcaattatggagcaccctagcatgactcaatcttgctctacgtttgctataaaatgttcctggcagattgtttacgtgttaatcaattttgctgaggttgttgtagttgttccatgcatgctatgagagtggtcttgccatggttagcttattcatcatgtctacttgctgggtgtatgcttagtttgtcattcaATGCCTTGTggagagtgcatcgagctcgcaaacatgtcTACGTaattctgttttgccatgttccagttttctgctaagtctgaatctgttaatgaaacttactatgttcacatggttgccattgtatcttcttatcccttttggcttatagtcagtaagggacttttattatatgctttgtgtagtttcatgacataccttgctttgccatgatatattcctgtagcatgttgttatcttgctctaaacattgcttcctgatgttaaatcctgccatgttattttcactaagtctgtgaacctgatatcttttgcacttttgccatgcttgtttgaacctgctattgtgtgatttaaccgtatctcagtgttcatcttttgtcaagcatctcgagtgtatcaccatcacttttattacctttacctatcttagttcgatctttagttgcttcatgatttagtagaataaaagtttagcatgatctattttcgagtgctagtttcgtgatctatctatctatgtaattgatTGAGggttatataataaatattagtttgagttttttcttCTCTACCTTTTTTGTTTTAATCAGAATAAAGGAAATAATGGAAaagatctgatgaggacatcaataccattgttacacccacagcccctgctgttatacatactggaccaattactagagctcgcgcacgccaattgaattatcaggtactttcgtttcttggtaacgattctaatgttcatgagaatatgatgttgcctaaattggatacatttgttttgcttacaaatgaagggcctagtttggacaagaaagatgaaccttggagcaagttcaagcatggagatgatggcatacgcaaggggatcaagaacggagttacaagtgatgatttcaggactttgaagccgccataaggagtgcatgaagccttggacgaaatatacaagatgccacttcataaatttcgtctagaggctattttaggtgttgcgtcaccttattattgcgccagacccatgtattttcgaaatacttaagtataggttgtttttagagtttgtatgtgtggggaaacaagagttagggttggtttcggacccctcctccaggagccatgaaattcccccctcttcctccatatatacagcccttagggcgtcgtttagactttgggttttgtttagattaaaagttctccatagctgcaacttcgcgtacttcgtttgtgtccaacgaccagaccaagacgtcacagaaccccaccttgatcaataaagatttcatcttttattcgcaatatccagattgcaatctcagtttcttgcttgttcttcgtttgctcgcaggaaatagaccctcgtggtcaggttgatcgtgctccggcatgggcaataaccctcggaagttggtttagcgattgctaaggtgcaacgtcttcgcacgttcgtagtcggatcatcaaagtcgactcccacagaaaacgatatctatctcatcgaaacatcgggacgcCTTCgtccctatcaagtggtatcagatttccaggttgctcagtgagattttgcagtttttcgtagtttagatcgagtgtgttcttcatacctacagtccacgaaaaaaaaGCCAAACAAATAATTAggattagttcatcatatccaaaccaatctgagcctttgcatagtcttttcagtattttgctttgtttgaatttgcggttgcatcgtcgtgtctagtagctggtcttagagtctagtcttttggagtttcgagttctggtcataagttgtcatgccgccgccgcaccatcatcatcgcccctgccatctaccaccaccgcttatccgccatcgatccgtctccatataccatcacaaatccgtatccatataccaccaccaatccgtatctatataccaccaccgctgccatatcctaccaccatatatccaccaccaatccgagttcctttcatattaggtttgttttcgaggtctgtctaatttccgattcgtgtttccttgtctgagtagattttgaaaaaaaaaatctggagacccccgggcaatttttaggccaaaattttcacaggCAAAATTTTttcccctatcctatttttaggcttttctgagtcttttgagccacgtgccatcatagtgattttttgtcgcactttttcgtcgttgctgccctgatttttgaaaaaaagtcaaaaaaatgcgtgcccatcctatcagtttgacgagggaagagttttgaacactcgccattatagtgatttttcgcaaaaaatagaggagcgccaaaaaaacagagcgaaaaaaaagttccagagtgtgattttcccttgtttacgtggaGCGTCGTGATCTTGTTAGTgttttaggctcgcgtctctagcacggtctagcctaggaccagcacagtaccgtcgttgagcgtttatttaaCTTTGCGTCTCTGAAttaattattgctgaccctttttgctaccatattataagccttctcagctccacatacatctacgtcatgcgtttgattttccctagtaatcgctctatccaagctttgagagttttgactacgacggttgccgatcacctcttgctgctaggtaagaactggtaagaatttgagatttgcttgacggatttgtgacacccaccaccacctcttgttagtagtctgtctgtgcagtccgaatctgaatccagaacatgagagacttggactctatcttctcttggcccaaaagtgatgtgagagaactttttgaatagAAGCTAAACTTCtcattttcccttatcttcatatgtggattgtacaaatgtcacatacacctgcaattagacaaaacacaaaagtgtgtgaagtatttttgttctagataacataaatagattattgaatagtttgcactagaaatcacctgacaaatatgcatgtatgcaatatttttggtcgtatccaaggtagtcatgtcctcatcatctggccagatgatgatggatgtcgtcacactGAAAGggtcctaagaatatctctccatcatcggaggagcaaatctcactctcgagctatctagtcccttgttaAAATTTTCGATGAgcatgtaagttgtcgttatgatcatcgTGTTACAAGTGACGTTTGACCAACCCCAAAGTCCAccatacggtaagaagtgactacgatactctcatgatCTAAGGATCAAAATCACACGTTAACACTCTTTTTTACAATTGATTACAAATGATATTAACTCCTACATGAAAAGAGAGGGTAAGAGGGAGCATGCTAAATTGGTCCTCTCGTAACTCATGTGCTATCAAATACGGTGGACGACATTGATGCTGGTATGTTGCAAGTCGTCGGCTGTGTCAACTATCTTTGCCtttctttcttcttattttcaCTTTTTTGGAGGTATGCATTATTGTTATTTCGACTAGGCCTTGATGTTGTGTCGTTGATGTAATTGGTAGATCTTTGATATTAATATGTCACAGTTTTGAACTAACACCGAGGGAGTTTAAAACAATGATGATTTTTCTTCCGTTTAAAACAGCCCTGCGATTGGAAGTTTCCTGGTTGAGATGCTTATCCTCGTCCAATCTTCAGTCACCTAGGTCGCGTTGTTCTTCCTAATAATATAACTTATACATTTAAACGGAGAAAGTACTAGCACACAAGTGATGAGATTGAACATATAAAGGATGAGCGGGGTGCTAGGCACCACCGCTGCATCCACGTGTCTGCTATGAATTGCATCCACGTGTCTGCTATGAATAGGGCGAGCGAGCAGAAAAAGAAAACAGCGAGAAGCAGCGAGGAGCGAGCCGGCCCGCATCTCCCCCGCTCCCCCCGAGCCGTGGCACACGCACAATCCCCTCCCCTCGAACCCCGCCTCGCTCGCTTCCGTCGACAGGTGGGTGGAGGGAAAGGGAGGCGGCCGGCGACAGGGGAAGAAGCAGACCGGCCCTGATCGGCTCGCCCTCCTCCGCGCTCCGACATCCGCGTCTCGCAGCAGGTACGCCCACCAACCCAACCCATCTCGCTTGCTTGTCTCCAGCGTGGATCTCACCTCTAATGGCGGCCGGGGGTGGGTGGGTTCGCTGTGCTCGCAGACGACAATGGAGGCGCTCAAGGAGAAGCTGTGGAAGAAGATGGGCACGGCCGTGGGCTCCATGCGGCTCGAGCTCCGCGACAAGGCCGGCGCCAGGGTCGCTGACCTCGGTCGCGACGCCGCACCCCTCGCCGCCTACTCCCCCTACGTCGGTTCGTCCGTCCGCCGCCCGCATCTCCTCTTGCTACCTACTGGCTGCTGCTGTTGTTGGACTGAAAGTGGATTGCTCTGCAGGTACCGGCTGCACGTCATCGACCTCGACCCCTCGTCGGTGACCTCCGGCGGGTGGCTGGAGGACACCTCGTTCGTTGATAAGTACACCATGTCGGACGATGCATACGACGAGCTCGGCAGTAAGCTCAGGACACATTCTGTTTTCAGTTTACAAGATGAATCTGGCACCCAGTAGAATTCTTATCATTTGCAATCAACTCTAACATCTAAACTTTTGTGCAATTGTGCAGCAAACATCCGGAAGTTCAAAGAGAAGATGGTGTCGAAAAACCTTGTATCGGATGATAAGCAAGTAAGCTGCCCATGCTCTGGACTTCTTTGTTCCTTTCAAGGTTTCAACAGGCCTGTTTACTCTGTTTCTTGTCCTCTTTGGCAGTCAGACAATCAGATGGAGGAATTGTGTGCTAACATCAAGGTCAGTTCATTTGCTTTACACATGTTTATCAGATTGAGTTTTTCCACATCCACACGCTATGAAGTGGGATATTGCCAACTAGCCTGCTGATGTTGGCGAGATTTAATACTTTAGCTTGTTATGTATTGATGATTTAGCACCGCTGGTCGAGCTACTATTTTCCCCATATTTAGCGTCTGGTATGGCATCCTTGTTGGATATAATATAGTAGCTGGTAATTCTACCTTAAAATTTGTGCTGTTTGCCAGCTAGCATATTGGCTGCGATAATTTCTACCTGTAGAAATAACCCTGATTAGTATGTATGAACCTGTGACTAAATGGGCTTGACAAACTGCTACCATTGGCTGGGTATTAAAATATTATTTTCACGGTGCATTCTGTTAACTTTGAAGGAATACGTGGACATCCTTACAATGAAAATAAGAAATAACTGTgtgtgttccttgatttttgccAACTGGAGCATCAGTTTGGAGTGTTGCAGTGTATATTTCCTTCTATCAGCGACCTGGTTTGTCTAGCAGTTTGGATAGAGCACAGTGGCAATTCTTGTCATAAAATTATGACTATCGAGCAGAGTGTAATTGACTAAGTTTAGGAGGAACACGGAGTTGTGCAAAGAAAATTGGTGACTTGTTAACAGGGTATTCTGCTTTCAGAGGCATGTGATGTACTTCTTCTGTAACTTAATAAGATGTTTTTTCACACTGTAAGATCCTCCTTTTGATTTCTTCCTCCCTAAATTAATTTTTATTTTGCACCTAGGGTTTGGGTGTCCATCAGATTCTTGCGAGGACAGCAACAGCGGCCAGCGTTTGTATCTGCAGAGTTCATGAATGCCGCAGGTATGCTCATCCTCCCCCATCTCTCTTTCCATCTATCTCTTCATCTACCTTGCCTCTCTCTCTCAACTAGGTGCTTCTGCCTGAATCTCTTCAGTGGG
Proteins encoded in this window:
- the LOC123173754 gene encoding uncharacterized protein translates to MAIGLAPPVAVCPRDAPTHQVPLPEPRASPCFHLLDVGCIEQQQLPAPSGLCLPCRLDKSGLLQPLFVPNRAVRLLIALPPCPLRVPAPMSKYHVFSAAPCTFGCCLERPFCRDSFWVVQNENAKYRRRRPMYNYHRQDPVNVYTTTVEYLFARRASRKRKQREAARSEPARISPAPPEPWHTHNPLPSNPASLASVDRWVEGKGGGRRQGKKQTGPDRLALLRAPTSASRSRRQWRRSRRSCGRRWARPWAPCGSSSATRPAPGSLTSVATPHPSPPTPPTYRLHVIDLDPSSVTSGGWLEDTSFVDKYTMSDDAYDELGTNIRKFKEKMVSKNLVSDDKQSDNQMEELCANIKGLGVHQILARTATAASVCICRVHECRRYAHPPPSLFPSISSSTLPLSLN